One Amycolatopsis sp. NBC_00355 genomic window carries:
- a CDS encoding class I adenylate-forming enzyme family protein → MSFFLTTVLAALDDGGDRVLFRQDGVTTYHQARDRLRRLHGGLGEVDVVAVDVRNRPETLLVQLAALVRGATVLLVAASAPRQDRLAAAGAAGVTTVVTDRPAEWPGGDVRTLDDLDGEPQDVRLPNAVRVLFPTGGTTGTPKLIRHSGIYDGMAYIFAPSPDGPGRTLLVAPMTHMTGHATVLGTLLRRDTLVLQDGFDAGAVLAAIQEHRIDTLSLTPPRLAAVLDHPALEKTDVSSVRSLSLGAAPLPPHRLAQALDVFGPVVGQGYGLTEAPMIASISAAELVDHPERLGSVGRIVPGMEARLTDGEVEVRGLSMMDGYLGGPDVGAGWLRTGDLGRFDDEGYLYLLDRVDDVVVVGEHGTKVPSTVVEHALATHPAVRAAAVFGRHTVDGQVLHAVVVASGEVTEADLKEHARSAFGQEHYVPASVSFTDALPLTEVGKVDKRALAQVVTAP, encoded by the coding sequence GTGAGCTTCTTCCTGACGACCGTCCTGGCCGCCCTCGACGACGGCGGCGACCGCGTCCTGTTCCGCCAGGACGGCGTCACGACCTACCACCAGGCCCGCGACCGCCTGCGCCGGCTGCACGGCGGCCTGGGCGAGGTCGATGTCGTGGCCGTGGACGTCCGGAACCGGCCCGAGACCCTGCTGGTGCAGCTCGCGGCGCTCGTGCGCGGCGCGACCGTGCTGCTGGTCGCCGCGTCGGCACCCCGCCAGGATCGGCTGGCCGCGGCCGGCGCGGCGGGCGTCACCACCGTCGTCACCGACCGGCCGGCCGAGTGGCCCGGGGGCGACGTCCGCACCCTCGACGACCTCGACGGTGAGCCCCAGGACGTCCGGCTGCCCAACGCCGTCCGTGTCCTCTTCCCCACCGGTGGCACCACCGGCACCCCCAAGCTCATCCGCCACAGCGGCATCTACGACGGCATGGCCTACATCTTCGCGCCGTCGCCGGACGGCCCCGGCCGCACGCTGCTCGTCGCGCCGATGACGCACATGACCGGCCACGCCACCGTGCTCGGCACGCTCCTGCGCCGCGACACCCTGGTGCTCCAGGACGGCTTCGACGCAGGCGCCGTCCTGGCCGCGATCCAGGAGCACCGGATCGACACGCTCTCCCTGACGCCACCCCGGCTGGCCGCGGTGCTCGACCACCCCGCGCTCGAGAAGACCGACGTCAGCAGCGTCCGGTCCCTTTCCCTCGGCGCCGCGCCGCTGCCGCCGCACCGGCTCGCGCAGGCGCTCGACGTCTTCGGCCCGGTCGTCGGCCAGGGGTACGGCCTCACCGAGGCCCCGATGATCGCGAGCATCTCCGCCGCCGAACTCGTCGACCACCCGGAACGGCTCGGCTCGGTCGGCCGGATCGTGCCCGGCATGGAAGCGCGGCTCACCGACGGCGAGGTCGAGGTGCGCGGACTGTCCATGATGGACGGTTACCTCGGCGGCCCGGACGTCGGCGCCGGCTGGCTGCGCACCGGCGACCTCGGCCGCTTCGACGACGAGGGCTACCTCTACCTGCTCGACCGCGTGGACGACGTCGTCGTGGTCGGTGAGCACGGCACGAAGGTGCCCTCGACCGTCGTCGAACACGCCCTCGCGACGCACCCGGCGGTCCGCGCGGCGGCCGTCTTCGGCAGGCACACCGTGGACGGCCAGGTGCTGCACGCCGTCGTCGTCGCGTCCGGCGAAGTGACCGAAGCCGACCTGAAAGAACACGCGAGAAGCGCGTTCGGCCAGGAGCACTACGTCCCGGCGAGCGTGTCCTTCACCGACGCGCTGCCGCTCACCGAAGTCGGCAAGGTCGACAAGCGCGCCCTCGCTCAGGTCGTGACGGCGCCGTAG
- the ilvD gene encoding dihydroxy-acid dehydratase produces MTIDPKPRSRTVTDGIEAAPARGMLRAVGMGDDDWRKPIIGVASSWNEITPCNLSLDRLAQASKEGVHAAGGYPLQFGTISVSDGISMGHDGMHFSLVSREVIADSVETVMQAERLDGSILLAGCDKSLPGMLMAAARLDLASVFLYAGSIAPGWVKLTDGTEKDVTLIDAFEAVGACRAGRLKTADLDRIERAICPGEGACGGMYTANTMASAAEAMGMSMPGSAAPPSADRRRDNYAHLSGEAVVGLLEKGITARDILTREAFENAITVVMALGGSTNAVLHLLAIAHEAKVALDLDDFNRVGDRVPHLGDLKPFGKYVMNDIDRHGGIPVLMKALLDEGLIHGDALTVTGKTVAENLAELDPEPIDGEVLRKLDNPLHPTGGITILRGSLAPEGAVVKSAGFDTSNFEGPARVFEREQEAMAALNEGHIEAGDVVVIRYEGPKGGPGMREMLAITAAIKGAGLGKDVLLLTDGRFSGGTTGLCIGHVAPEAVDGGPIAFVRTGDRIAVDIKARSIDLLVDAAELARRREGWEPLPNKFPEGVLGKYAKLVRSSSYGAVTT; encoded by the coding sequence ATGACGATCGACCCGAAACCCCGCAGCCGCACCGTCACCGACGGGATCGAGGCAGCGCCCGCCCGCGGCATGCTCCGGGCCGTCGGGATGGGCGACGACGACTGGCGCAAGCCGATCATCGGCGTCGCCAGCTCGTGGAACGAGATCACCCCGTGCAACCTGTCCCTCGATCGCCTGGCCCAGGCGTCCAAGGAGGGCGTGCACGCGGCCGGCGGCTACCCGCTGCAGTTCGGCACGATCTCGGTGTCGGACGGCATTTCCATGGGCCACGACGGGATGCACTTCTCGCTGGTCTCCCGCGAGGTCATCGCGGACTCGGTCGAGACGGTGATGCAGGCCGAGCGGCTCGACGGCTCGATCCTGCTGGCCGGCTGCGACAAGTCGCTGCCCGGGATGCTGATGGCCGCCGCCCGCCTCGACCTGGCGTCGGTGTTCCTCTACGCCGGCTCGATCGCCCCCGGCTGGGTGAAGCTGACCGACGGAACCGAGAAGGACGTCACGCTGATCGACGCCTTCGAAGCCGTCGGCGCGTGCCGGGCGGGGCGGCTCAAGACCGCCGACCTGGACCGCATCGAACGCGCCATCTGCCCCGGTGAGGGCGCCTGCGGCGGGATGTACACGGCGAACACGATGGCGTCGGCGGCCGAGGCGATGGGGATGAGCATGCCGGGGTCGGCCGCGCCGCCGTCCGCGGACCGCCGCCGTGACAACTACGCGCACCTGTCCGGCGAGGCCGTGGTCGGGCTGCTCGAAAAGGGCATCACCGCGCGCGACATCCTCACCCGCGAGGCGTTCGAGAACGCCATCACCGTCGTCATGGCCCTCGGCGGCTCGACCAACGCCGTGCTGCACCTGCTGGCCATCGCGCACGAGGCGAAGGTCGCGCTCGACCTCGACGACTTCAACCGCGTCGGCGACCGCGTCCCGCACCTGGGCGACCTGAAGCCGTTCGGCAAGTACGTCATGAACGACATCGACCGCCACGGCGGCATCCCGGTGCTGATGAAGGCGCTGCTCGACGAGGGCCTGATCCACGGCGACGCGCTCACCGTCACCGGTAAGACCGTGGCCGAAAACCTGGCCGAGCTCGACCCCGAGCCGATCGACGGCGAGGTCCTGCGCAAGCTGGACAACCCGCTGCACCCGACCGGCGGCATCACCATCCTGCGCGGCTCGCTCGCTCCCGAAGGTGCCGTCGTGAAGTCCGCGGGCTTCGACACCTCGAACTTCGAAGGCCCGGCGCGGGTGTTCGAGCGCGAGCAGGAGGCGATGGCCGCGCTGAACGAGGGGCACATCGAGGCCGGTGACGTCGTGGTCATCCGCTACGAAGGCCCCAAGGGCGGGCCGGGGATGCGCGAGATGCTCGCGATCACCGCGGCGATCAAGGGCGCCGGGCTCGGCAAGGACGTCCTGCTGCTGACCGACGGCCGGTTCTCCGGCGGCACCACCGGCCTGTGCATCGGCCACGTCGCGCCCGAAGCCGTCGACGGCGGGCCGATCGCCTTCGTCCGCACCGGCGACCGGATCGCCGTCGACATCAAGGCCCGCAGCATCGACCTGCTGGTCGACGCGGCCGAGCTGGCCCGCCGTCGCGAGGGCTGGGAGCCGCTGCCGAACAAGTTCCCGGAAGGGGTGCTCGGGAAGTACGCGAAGCTGGTCCGGTCGTCGTCCTACGGCGCCGTCACGACCTGA
- a CDS encoding NAD(P)H-dependent amine dehydrogenase family protein: MINTVVWGTGNVGRAAIRAVEAHPALKLTAVLVHNPDKVGKDAGALAGVGDLGVTATDDVEAVLAASPRAVVYAASGDIRFDDALADIVRAVGAGAIVVTPALYPLYDQRNAPPELRDPVLAAITEGGGSLFVSGVDPGWGNDVLPLLISGLGTDVDVIRCQEIFDYSTYEQPDSVRYLVGMGQPMDYDPPMLMTGVPSMVWGGQVRLIARGLGVEIDELRETLQRRPLEETVSTRTMGEFEKGTQGAVRFEVQGIVDGEPRIVIEHVTRIHPSCAPDWPTPPSGDGAHRVIIEGRPRIEVSIEASDEGENRSAGGNATAVGRLVGAIDWLADAKPGLYDALDVPLRPAAGKLGRRRS, translated from the coding sequence TTGATCAACACAGTGGTGTGGGGCACGGGCAACGTCGGCCGGGCCGCAATCCGGGCCGTCGAGGCCCATCCCGCGTTGAAGCTCACGGCCGTGCTGGTGCACAACCCGGACAAGGTCGGCAAGGACGCGGGCGCGCTCGCCGGCGTCGGCGACCTGGGTGTCACCGCCACCGACGACGTCGAGGCGGTCCTCGCCGCGAGCCCGCGAGCCGTCGTCTACGCCGCTTCCGGCGACATCCGCTTCGACGACGCGCTGGCCGACATCGTGCGCGCGGTCGGCGCGGGCGCGATCGTCGTGACGCCGGCGCTCTACCCGCTCTACGACCAGCGCAACGCGCCCCCGGAGCTGCGGGACCCGGTCCTGGCCGCGATCACCGAAGGCGGCGGCTCGCTGTTCGTCTCCGGCGTCGACCCCGGCTGGGGCAACGACGTGCTGCCGCTGCTGATCAGCGGGCTCGGCACCGACGTCGACGTCATCCGCTGCCAGGAGATCTTCGACTACTCGACCTACGAGCAGCCCGACTCCGTGCGGTACCTGGTCGGCATGGGCCAGCCGATGGACTACGACCCGCCGATGCTGATGACCGGCGTGCCGTCGATGGTGTGGGGCGGGCAGGTCCGGCTGATCGCGCGCGGCCTCGGCGTCGAGATCGACGAGCTGCGCGAGACGCTGCAACGGCGTCCCCTCGAGGAAACCGTGTCCACCCGGACGATGGGCGAGTTCGAGAAGGGCACCCAGGGCGCGGTGCGGTTCGAGGTCCAGGGCATCGTCGACGGCGAACCGCGGATCGTCATCGAGCACGTCACCCGCATCCACCCGTCGTGCGCGCCGGACTGGCCGACGCCGCCGAGCGGCGACGGCGCCCACCGCGTGATCATCGAAGGCCGGCCGCGGATCGAGGTCAGCATCGAAGCGAGCGACGAAGGCGAAAACCGGTCCGCGGGCGGCAACGCCACCGCGGTCGGCCGTCTCGTCGGCGCGATCGACTGGCTGGCCGACGCGAAACCCGGCCTCTACGACGCACTCGACGTCCCGCTGCGCCCGGCAGCCGGCAAGCTCGGAAGGAGGCGCTCGTGA
- a CDS encoding carboxymuconolactone decarboxylase family protein has product MNIDIPEGKDPIGYVWGEMVPGIGVAASKFSLAVYSHTTLGLREFEAARLRIAQINGCVFCLDWRTERDGVKVEEEFADAVLDWRTTDRFDERTRLAAEYAERYALDHHSIDDEFWKRMAEHYSQKEVVELSMSLGSWLAFGRLNHVLGLDVACVLPSHRS; this is encoded by the coding sequence GTGAACATCGACATCCCCGAGGGCAAGGACCCGATCGGCTACGTGTGGGGCGAAATGGTGCCCGGCATCGGGGTGGCCGCCTCGAAGTTCTCACTGGCGGTCTATTCGCACACCACGTTGGGACTGCGGGAGTTCGAGGCCGCGCGGCTGCGGATCGCGCAGATCAACGGCTGCGTCTTCTGCCTCGACTGGCGCACCGAACGCGACGGCGTCAAGGTCGAAGAGGAGTTCGCGGACGCCGTGCTCGACTGGCGCACGACCGACCGCTTCGACGAGCGCACGCGGCTCGCGGCCGAGTACGCCGAGCGGTACGCGCTCGACCACCACAGCATCGACGACGAGTTCTGGAAGCGGATGGCCGAGCACTACAGCCAGAAGGAGGTCGTCGAGCTGAGCATGAGCCTCGGTTCGTGGCTCGCCTTCGGGCGGCTCAACCACGTCCTGGGTCTCGACGTCGCCTGCGTCCTCCCGTCCCACCGGTCGTGA
- a CDS encoding GMC oxidoreductase, translated as MAGAALAGRAAGATPRAAGPIPDGARVPALVIGSGYGGQVTALRLAQAGVDVQLVEMGMAWDTPGSDGKIFANTTTPDQRSFWLRTRTKQPLSNFLGFPIDKDIPKYTGILDAEEFSGITVYQGRGVGGGSLVNGGMAVTPKRENFGAILPTVSADEMYNTYYPRANAGLGVGLIDPAWFDTAECYQYARVGRKQAQRSGFPYVFVPDVYDWNYMKQEQANTVPRSALAGEILYGNNYGKKSLQKTYLPQIQATGRVTISPLHRVAKVTPASGGGYTVTIEQLNTTGDVSATKVVTAAKVFFAAGSVGTSKLLVKLKATGALPNLNGEVGKNWGDNGNVMVGRANQIWDPTGSLQSSIPCGGIDNWAAGGAFAEVAPLPTGIETWASFYLSITKNPNRAQFSWNPSTQKVDLNWQTAWKQPGIDMAKTIFDKINSKEGTIYRTDLFGIYKIWGDHLTYHPLGGAVLGKATDNYGRLAGYQGLYAIDGSLIPGNTSVNPFVTITALAERNIEKIIATDF; from the coding sequence TTGGCCGGGGCCGCGCTCGCCGGCCGAGCCGCCGGTGCGACGCCGAGAGCGGCCGGCCCCATCCCCGACGGGGCCCGGGTGCCGGCGCTGGTGATCGGTTCCGGTTACGGCGGTCAGGTCACCGCGCTGCGGCTCGCGCAGGCGGGAGTCGACGTCCAGCTCGTCGAAATGGGCATGGCCTGGGACACCCCCGGCTCCGACGGCAAGATCTTCGCCAACACGACCACGCCCGACCAGCGCTCGTTCTGGCTGCGCACCCGCACGAAGCAGCCGCTGTCCAACTTCCTCGGTTTCCCGATCGACAAGGACATCCCGAAGTACACCGGCATCCTCGACGCCGAGGAGTTCAGCGGCATCACCGTGTACCAGGGCCGCGGGGTCGGCGGCGGGTCGCTCGTCAACGGCGGCATGGCCGTCACGCCGAAACGTGAGAACTTCGGCGCGATCCTCCCGACCGTCAGCGCCGACGAGATGTACAACACCTACTACCCGCGCGCCAACGCCGGTCTCGGCGTCGGGCTCATCGACCCGGCCTGGTTCGACACCGCCGAGTGCTACCAGTACGCGCGGGTCGGCCGGAAGCAGGCGCAGCGGTCCGGGTTCCCGTACGTCTTCGTGCCGGACGTGTACGACTGGAACTACATGAAGCAGGAGCAGGCCAACACCGTGCCGCGCTCCGCGCTGGCCGGGGAAATCCTGTACGGCAACAACTACGGCAAGAAGTCGCTGCAGAAGACCTACCTGCCGCAGATCCAGGCGACCGGCCGCGTCACCATCTCGCCGCTGCACCGGGTGGCGAAGGTGACGCCCGCGTCCGGCGGCGGTTACACCGTCACGATCGAGCAGCTGAACACCACGGGTGACGTGTCGGCGACCAAGGTCGTGACCGCGGCCAAGGTGTTCTTCGCCGCGGGCAGCGTCGGCACGAGCAAGCTGCTGGTGAAGCTCAAGGCCACCGGCGCCCTGCCGAACCTCAACGGCGAGGTCGGCAAGAACTGGGGTGACAACGGGAACGTGATGGTCGGGCGGGCCAACCAGATCTGGGACCCGACCGGCAGCCTCCAGTCGTCGATCCCCTGCGGTGGCATCGACAACTGGGCGGCCGGCGGTGCGTTCGCGGAGGTCGCGCCGCTGCCGACCGGGATCGAGACGTGGGCGTCGTTCTACCTGTCCATCACGAAGAACCCGAACCGCGCGCAGTTCAGCTGGAACCCGTCGACCCAGAAGGTCGACCTGAACTGGCAGACGGCGTGGAAGCAGCCGGGCATCGACATGGCGAAGACCATCTTCGACAAGATCAACTCGAAGGAGGGGACGATCTACCGGACCGACCTCTTCGGCATCTACAAGATCTGGGGTGACCATCTGACCTACCACCCGCTCGGGGGCGCGGTGCTCGGCAAGGCGACCGACAACTACGGCAGGCTCGCCGGGTACCAGGGCCTGTACGCGATCGACGGTTCCCTGATCCCCGGCAACACGAGCGTCAACCCGTTCGTCACCATCACGGCGCTGGCCGAACGGAACATCGAGAAGATCATCGCCACGGACTTCTAG
- a CDS encoding RNA-binding S4 domain-containing protein → MESTRVDRWLWAVRLMKTRPDAAAACRGGHVRVNDKPAKPATTVVPGDEVRVRVGGTTRILDVVRVIQKRVGAPDAATCFLDRTPKPPPESAIPVARRDRGAGRPTKRERRVLDAFRSPDL, encoded by the coding sequence GTGGAGTCGACCCGTGTGGACCGCTGGCTGTGGGCGGTCCGGCTGATGAAGACCCGCCCGGACGCCGCCGCCGCGTGCCGGGGCGGGCACGTGCGTGTCAACGACAAACCCGCGAAGCCCGCGACGACCGTGGTACCGGGCGACGAAGTCCGCGTGCGCGTCGGCGGAACGACCAGGATCCTCGACGTGGTACGGGTGATCCAGAAACGCGTGGGCGCCCCGGACGCGGCGACGTGCTTCCTGGACCGGACGCCCAAGCCGCCCCCGGAGTCCGCGATCCCGGTCGCCCGCCGCGATCGCGGCGCGGGCCGACCGACCAAAAGGGAGCGCCGCGTGCTGGACGCGTTCCGCTCGCCGGATCTCTAG
- a CDS encoding glyoxalase, translated as MTFGVHHVQLAIEPGSEDRCRAFYVGVLGLTEIPKPPELAARGGLWVRDGGVRDGGVRAGGLELHLGVETDFRPARKAHPGILADDLDAVASRLEAHGSPVEWDDGFPGHRRFYTRDCLGNRLEFLTPISPAT; from the coding sequence ATGACCTTCGGCGTGCACCACGTCCAGCTGGCCATCGAGCCGGGCAGCGAGGACCGCTGCCGCGCGTTCTACGTCGGCGTGCTCGGGCTGACCGAGATCCCGAAGCCGCCGGAACTGGCCGCCCGCGGCGGGCTGTGGGTGCGGGACGGCGGGGTGCGGGACGGCGGGGTGCGGGCCGGCGGGCTGGAACTCCACCTCGGCGTCGAGACGGACTTCCGGCCCGCCCGCAAGGCGCACCCGGGCATCCTCGCCGACGACCTCGACGCGGTGGCGTCCCGGCTCGAGGCGCACGGCAGCCCGGTCGAATGGGACGACGGCTTCCCCGGCCACCGCCGGTTCTACACCCGCGACTGCCTCGGCAACCGCCTGGAGTTCCTGACACCGATCTCGCCCGCCACCTGA
- a CDS encoding alpha/beta fold hydrolase, whose product MQIPGFDYQRVTVGDDIALNVAVGGSGAPIVLLHGFPQTHLMWRHVAADLAADHTVLVPDLRGYGASDKPADTGETYSKRTMAADVVAAARAFGHERFALAGHDRGALVAIRAGLDHPGTVSHLTILDVLPTLDMWDVLHGVSAAVGFHLYLMAQPPGLPETLIGGAPDAFFGYFLDAWTQRPDAIPADVRAEYLRACREAVPSIVADYRATATVDVEHDTASRAAGDRLGMPVTVLQQDWGAALGYDATALWHPWAADLRHRTVSSGHFMAEEAPADVVKELRELVAR is encoded by the coding sequence ATGCAGATCCCCGGGTTCGACTACCAGCGCGTCACCGTCGGTGACGACATCGCCCTCAACGTCGCCGTCGGCGGCTCCGGTGCCCCGATCGTGCTGCTGCACGGCTTCCCGCAGACCCACCTGATGTGGCGGCACGTCGCCGCCGACCTCGCCGCCGATCACACGGTCCTCGTCCCCGACCTGCGCGGTTACGGCGCCAGCGACAAGCCGGCCGACACCGGCGAGACGTACTCGAAGCGCACGATGGCCGCCGACGTCGTGGCCGCGGCCCGCGCGTTCGGGCACGAGCGGTTCGCCCTCGCCGGGCACGACCGCGGCGCGCTGGTCGCCATCCGGGCCGGCCTCGACCACCCCGGCACCGTCTCCCACCTGACGATCCTCGACGTGCTGCCGACCCTCGACATGTGGGACGTGCTGCACGGCGTGAGCGCGGCTGTCGGCTTCCACCTCTACCTGATGGCCCAGCCGCCGGGCCTGCCCGAGACGCTCATCGGCGGCGCGCCCGACGCGTTCTTCGGGTACTTCCTCGACGCCTGGACGCAGCGCCCGGACGCGATCCCGGCCGACGTCCGCGCCGAATACCTGCGGGCCTGCCGCGAAGCCGTGCCGTCGATCGTGGCCGACTACCGGGCGACCGCGACGGTGGACGTCGAGCACGACACGGCGTCGCGGGCGGCCGGCGACCGGCTCGGCATGCCGGTCACCGTGCTGCAGCAGGACTGGGGCGCCGCGCTCGGCTACGACGCGACGGCGCTGTGGCACCCCTGGGCGGCCGACCTGCGCCACCGCACGGTGTCGTCCGGGCACTTCATGGCCGAGGAGGCGCCCGCCGACGTCGTGAAGGAACTGCGGGAGCTGGTGGCACGCTGA
- a CDS encoding BTAD domain-containing putative transcriptional regulator produces MVWFGVLGPLVAEGERGPLALKGPRHRAVLARLLIARGRVVPVDVLVDDLWPDPPGGAVGALQTFVSALRRALEPDRPPRTPAGLLITSGPGYAVRAESVDAWSFEAAVTTPGATLSQVDEALGLWRGPAYAEFADEPWARGEINRLDELRLLAVERRASALLELGRAAEAVPDLEAHVEAWPLREDGWRLLALALYRAGRQGDALGALRRARQVLAAELGVDPGPGLRQAEADILAHAPLAAPVPASHLVGRANELARLASEAATARGGRLRLALISGEAGAGKTALAEAFSAQLAGRGWTTAWGASPDDEGLPAVWPWTRVLGEAVSLDPEPGGDPVAARFHRHRAVAAHLAALGRTSPLLLVFDDLQWAGAETLTLLASVVADPSVRHVLVVGTHRSTDLPATLADFLGRVARAEPTRVYLGGLSAAEAGDLVRATLGHDVPAPTTAAIHRRSGGNPFFVRELARLFDADSDAVVPPGVRDVVRHRLSRLPAATQEVLRRAAVLGRDVDLGLLGTLAGTDVLDDVEAAVRAGFLVEPGPGRVRFAHDLVRDTLYHDLSPTRRARWHAGTGEALERLRPDDVDALAHHFLLAESPAAVRYARLAAERAERRVAPHEAARLWRAALERAGDDVRERLDLIMGLVRALAVTGSLAEAREHRAEAVTLAESLGDPVLTASVLGAFDVPAVWTANDDPELAARIATVVEKTLVALPPARRAERARLLATLALELRTTGGDRGREAAFEAEALARELADPGLLAFALNARFMQAFDRAGLAPERARIGRELVDVASSHGLVTFAVLGHLVLVQAFSALADLPAADTHAAAADRLAEDHDLPLVGVFTQWYRALRASITDDPAAEALFRAAAARLPGTGMTGLEDGILAFALLCHRVQRGESTVDYAGDAPHGLLYEARLSLRAVAAIDAGDVPAMTRLYDALLPAEAELAGAGSGLLTLRPVAFYLGELATALGRPATTHYRQALHLARRCHAPHWIADLEPRT; encoded by the coding sequence ATGGTCTGGTTCGGCGTGCTCGGTCCGCTGGTGGCCGAGGGCGAGCGGGGCCCGTTGGCGCTCAAGGGCCCCCGGCACCGGGCGGTCCTGGCTCGGCTGCTGATCGCGCGCGGCCGCGTCGTGCCGGTGGACGTCCTGGTCGACGACCTCTGGCCGGACCCGCCCGGCGGCGCGGTCGGCGCGCTCCAGACGTTCGTGTCCGCGTTGCGCCGGGCCCTGGAACCCGACCGCCCGCCACGAACACCGGCCGGTTTGCTGATCACCTCGGGACCCGGTTACGCGGTGCGCGCGGAGTCCGTCGACGCCTGGAGTTTCGAAGCCGCGGTGACCACGCCGGGAGCGACACTGTCCCAAGTGGACGAAGCGCTCGGCCTCTGGCGCGGCCCCGCGTACGCGGAGTTCGCCGACGAGCCCTGGGCCCGCGGCGAGATCAACCGCCTCGACGAGCTGCGGCTGCTGGCGGTCGAGCGGCGGGCGTCGGCGCTGCTGGAGCTGGGCCGGGCGGCCGAGGCGGTCCCGGACCTGGAGGCGCACGTCGAGGCGTGGCCGTTGCGCGAGGACGGCTGGCGGCTGCTCGCGTTGGCCCTGTACCGGGCCGGCCGCCAGGGTGACGCGCTGGGAGCGCTGCGACGGGCGCGGCAGGTGCTGGCCGCCGAGCTGGGCGTCGACCCGGGCCCCGGGTTGCGCCAGGCCGAGGCCGACATCCTGGCGCACGCCCCGCTCGCGGCGCCGGTGCCGGCCTCGCACCTGGTGGGGCGCGCGAACGAACTGGCCCGGTTGGCGTCGGAGGCGGCCACGGCGCGCGGCGGCCGGCTGCGCCTGGCCTTGATCTCCGGCGAGGCGGGCGCGGGGAAAACCGCGCTGGCGGAAGCGTTCTCGGCCCAGCTGGCCGGCCGCGGCTGGACCACGGCGTGGGGCGCCAGCCCGGACGACGAGGGCCTGCCGGCGGTGTGGCCGTGGACCCGCGTCCTGGGCGAGGCCGTGTCGCTGGACCCCGAGCCGGGCGGCGATCCCGTCGCCGCGCGCTTCCACCGGCACCGGGCCGTCGCCGCCCACCTCGCCGCGCTCGGCCGCACGTCCCCGCTCCTGCTCGTGTTCGACGACCTCCAGTGGGCCGGCGCGGAAACCCTCACCCTGCTGGCCTCGGTCGTCGCCGATCCGTCCGTGCGGCACGTGCTCGTCGTCGGCACGCACCGCAGCACCGACCTGCCCGCCACCCTGGCGGACTTCCTCGGCCGCGTCGCCCGCGCCGAACCCACCCGCGTCTACCTCGGCGGGCTGTCCGCGGCCGAAGCGGGTGACCTCGTCCGCGCGACGCTCGGCCACGACGTCCCCGCGCCCACCACCGCGGCGATCCACCGGCGCAGCGGCGGCAACCCGTTCTTCGTGCGGGAGCTCGCGCGGCTGTTCGACGCCGACTCGGACGCCGTCGTCCCGCCCGGGGTCCGGGACGTCGTCCGCCACCGCCTTTCCCGGCTGCCCGCCGCCACGCAAGAGGTGCTGCGCCGCGCGGCGGTGCTCGGCCGCGACGTCGACCTCGGCCTGCTCGGCACGCTGGCCGGTACCGACGTCCTCGACGACGTCGAAGCGGCGGTCCGGGCCGGGTTCCTGGTCGAGCCCGGGCCGGGACGGGTCCGGTTCGCGCACGATCTGGTGCGGGACACGCTGTACCACGATCTTTCGCCCACGCGCCGCGCCCGCTGGCACGCCGGGACCGGCGAGGCGCTGGAACGGCTGCGGCCGGACGACGTCGACGCGCTGGCCCACCACTTCCTGCTCGCCGAAAGCCCGGCCGCCGTCCGGTACGCGCGGCTGGCGGCGGAACGCGCCGAGCGCCGGGTGGCCCCGCACGAGGCGGCGCGGCTGTGGCGGGCCGCGCTCGAGCGTGCCGGCGACGACGTCCGCGAGCGGCTGGACCTGATCATGGGGCTGGTGCGGGCGCTGGCCGTCACGGGTTCGCTGGCGGAAGCCCGCGAGCACCGCGCGGAGGCGGTGACGCTGGCGGAATCCCTCGGCGACCCGGTCCTGACGGCGTCCGTGCTGGGCGCGTTCGACGTCCCGGCCGTGTGGACGGCCAACGACGACCCGGAGCTGGCCGCGCGGATCGCCACCGTCGTCGAGAAGACCCTGGTCGCGCTGCCGCCCGCTCGGCGCGCCGAGCGGGCGCGGCTGCTGGCGACGCTCGCGCTGGAGCTGCGCACCACCGGCGGCGACCGCGGCCGCGAGGCGGCCTTCGAGGCCGAAGCCCTGGCGCGGGAACTGGCCGACCCGGGACTGCTCGCGTTCGCGCTCAACGCGCGGTTCATGCAGGCGTTCGACCGGGCCGGCCTGGCCCCGGAGCGGGCGCGCATCGGCCGTGAACTGGTCGACGTCGCGTCCTCGCACGGCCTGGTGACGTTCGCGGTGCTGGGCCACTTGGTGCTGGTCCAGGCGTTTTCCGCGCTGGCCGACCTGCCCGCCGCCGACACCCACGCCGCCGCGGCCGACCGGCTGGCCGAGGACCACGACCTGCCGCTGGTCGGCGTGTTCACGCAGTGGTACCGCGCGCTGCGGGCGAGCATCACGGACGACCCGGCGGCGGAGGCGCTGTTCCGCGCGGCGGCCGCCCGTCTCCCGGGCACGGGCATGACCGGCCTGGAGGACGGCATCCTCGCCTTCGCCCTGCTGTGCCACCGCGTCCAGCGCGGCGAGTCCACAGTGGACTACGCCGGCGACGCTCCGCACGGCCTCCTGTACGAGGCCCGCCTGAGCCTCCGGGCCGTCGCCGCCATCGACGCCGGCGACGTCCCCGCCATGACCCGGCTCTACGACGCGCTCCTCCCCGCGGAGGCCGAACTGGCCGGCGCGGGCAGCGGCCTGCTGACACTCCGCCCCGTGGCCTTCTACCTGGGCGAACTCGCGACGGCCTTGGGCCGCCCCGCCACCACGCACTACCGCCAGGCCCTGCACCTGGCCCGGCGCTGCCACGCACCCCACTGGATCGCCGACCTCGAACCCCGCACCTGA